In the genome of Hydractinia symbiolongicarpus strain clone_291-10 chromosome 5, HSymV2.1, whole genome shotgun sequence, one region contains:
- the LOC130645242 gene encoding T-complex protein 1 subunit theta-like has product MALSVPKSMIQSMMKDGAKSFRGLEEAVYRNIEACRQLTKILQSSYGPNGMNKMVINHLDKLFVTNDAATMLRELEVQHPAAKMLLFASQMQEQEMGDGTNWVLMFAGALLNSAEELLKMGLSPAEVIEGYDMACNKALEILPELVSYTVKDLRDAKEVAKAMRPVVASKQYGNEEFLSELITKACLSVYPANGQFNVDNVRVQKIMGSGIYSSDIVNGMVFKRFVEGDVTKVTDAKICVLSCPLDSMTTETKGTVLIKNSEELMNFSKGEEDLLDSQIKAIAETGCNVIVTGGKAADMALHFCNKYKIMVVRLMSKFDLRRLCRATQATALPRITPPTPEEAGKCDSVALAEIGDTPVVIFKQDREDNAVATIVIRGSTTNIMDDIERAVDDGVNCFKALTRDGRMLSGAGAVEMELAQRIASYGQTVPGLEQYAIKKYAEAFEIVPRTMAENAGVKATELISNLYAAHNNGEKNIGFNIEGEGSATQDSLEAGVLDAFLVKYWAIKFSSNAASTVLRVDQIIMAKQAGGPKPKTNPDWDED; this is encoded by the exons TCTTTCCGTGGTCTTGAAGAAGCTGTATACAGAAATATAGAAGCATGTCgacaattaacaaaaattttacaatCTTCATATGGTCCAAATG GTATGAACAAAATGGTAATTAATCACTTGGATAAATTATTTGTGACAAATGATGCAGCGACAATGTTGCGTGAACTTGAAGTTCAACACCCTGCCGCCaaaatgttgttgtttgctTCACAAATGCAGGAACAAGAGATGGGAGATGGTACAAATTGGGTGCTGATGTTTGCAGGAGCTCTTTTAAATAGTGCTGAAGAGTTGTTGAAAATG ggaTTATCACCTGCAGAAGTTATTGAAGGATATGATATGGCATGTAATAAAGCTTTAGAAATTTTACCAG AGTTGGTTAGTTATACTGTTAAAGATTTACGGGATGCTAAGGAAGTAGCCAAAGCAATGAGGCCAGTGGTAGCGAGTAAACAG tatggaAATGAAGAATTTTTATCAGAACTTATAACTAAAGCTTGTc taaGTGTTTATCCGGCCAATGGTCAATTTAACGTAGATAATGTTCGTGTTCAGAAGATCATG GGCTCTGGTATATACTCATCAGACATTGTTAATGGAAtggtttttaaaagatttgttgaaggAGATGTAACGAAAGTAACTGATGCAAAGATATGTGTATTGTCGTGTCCTCTTGACTCGATGACAACAGAAACTAAG GGAACTGTTTTAATCAAGAACTCAGAAGAACTAATGAATTTCAGTAAAGGGGAAGAGGATCTTTTGGACTCCCAAATCAAAGCTATTGCTGAAACAGGTTGTAACGTGATAGTGACAGGAGGCAAGGCTGCGGATATGGCTCTTCATTTCTGCAACAAATACAAAATCATGGTTGTTCGACTCATGTCAAAGTTTGACCTCAGGCGCTTGTGCAGAGCGACGCAAGCAACAGCGTTACCACGCATTACACCACCCACCCCAGAGGAGGCTGGTAAATGCGACAGTGTGGCGCTTGCGGAAATCGGCGATACCCCTGTTGTAATTTTCAAACAAG ATCGTGAGGATAACGCCGTTGCAACAATTGTGATTCGAGGATCCACGACGAATATTATGGACGATATTGAACGGGCGGTGGACGATGGCGTAAATTGCTTTAAAGCTTTAACACGTGATGGAAGGATGTTGTCTGGAGCAGGTGCAGTGGAAATGGAACTAGCTCAAAGAATTGCCAGTTATGGGCAG ACCGTACCTGGCTTGGAACAGTATGCTATCAAAAAATATGCCGAGGCGTTTGAAATTGTTCCACGCACGATGGCTGAAAATGCAGGAGTAAAAGCTACAGAGTTGATATCAAATTTATATGCAGCACATAACAATGGCGAAAAGAACATTGGTTTTAACATCGAG GGAGAAGGATCAGCAACACAAGATTCTCTGGAGGCTGGCGTTCTTGATGCTTTTCTCGTGAAGTACTGGGCGATTAAGTTTTCCAGTAATGCTGCTAGTACCGTACTGCGAGTGGATCAG ATTATAATGGCAAAACAAGCTGGTGGCCCTAAACCAAAAACAAACcctgattgggacgaggattaA